One genomic region from Manis pentadactyla isolate mManPen7 chromosome 12, mManPen7.hap1, whole genome shotgun sequence encodes:
- the LOC130679979 gene encoding uncharacterized protein LOC130679979, which yields MRPERPHPFSRWRTSRALQGAGLPRNSTRTWPGIGATERRGGDWAAEAKLPTQLSVMADRETGPQAGRHCQPPDVLPALKEQYASPWAGPEGEDSPAQMLPLSPSAPPSLGPGPGLKWVFSYGSSSWGGGETLRSSGGQMLRGAGSLGLSPPQSSPSCPPVPRWAHLLHRYVPGVGPWARHREYIPGRGPCPVPRGWGGDESPPTSGAPTELLLNPTPAAPSSLGPPCAASLPFSLHPALLSRSLPGLAFGQSQDLWSLHLSSNFSPYPAAIALLVTPVLAAQGSWHQATPLSPDSPGSRVSSGPPAIASTGTSPPARSGTLRCSCSPPTRPPTTRPWLMDALRESPGTYAVPTSSRLSA from the coding sequence atgAGGCCGGAacgtccccaccctttctcaaggtggaggacctccagggccctccaaggggcaggcctgcccagaaacagcacccggacCTGGCCCGGGATCGGGGCTACCGAGAGGCGGGGAGGGGACTGGGCAGCTGAGGCCAAGCTTCCCACGCAGCTCTCTGTGATGGCAGACAGGGAGACGGGGCCTcaggcgggaaggcactgccagccccctgatgtgcttcctgccctgaaggagcaatatgcctccccctgggcagggcctgagggggaggaCAGTCCTGCCCAGATGCTGCCCCTCTCGCCCTCAGCCCCGCcttccctggggccaggaccggggcttaAGTGGGTCTTCTCCTATGGGTCCagctcctggggtggaggggagactcTCAGAAGTAGTGGTGGCCAGATGCTGAGAGGTGCGGGCTCACTGGGGCTCTCTCCTCCccaaagctcaccatcctgcccccctgTGCCCCGCTGGGCTCACTTACTTCATCGTTATGTTCCGGGAGTTGGTCCATGGGCACGTCATCGAGAATATATCCCAGGAAGGggaccatgccctgtgccacgggggtggggaggtgatgagtccccgcctacctcaggggcgcccacagagctcctcctgaaccccacacccgcagcccccagctcccttggaccaccctgtgctgcctccctccccttctcccttcaccCTGCGCTCCTCTCCcggtccctcccagggctggcttttggccaatcccaggacctgtggtccctgcacctgtcctccaacttctccccgTACCCAGCTGCTATCgccctcctggtcaccccagtgctggcagctcagggctcgTGGCACCAGGCCACACCACTCTCACCTGATTCTCCTGGTAGTCGGGTGTCCTCTGGTCCCCCTGCCATCGCGTCAACAGGTACTTCGCCTCCTGCAAGGTCCGGGACACTCAGGTGctcgtgctcccctcccacgcggcctcccacaaccagaccttggttgatggatgccttgcGCGAGTCCCCTGGCacctatgctgtccccacctccagcaggctctcagcctag